The segment GCCGTGCGCGGTGCAGCCTGGCCGTGCAGCCTTGCTGGTCGTCGCCACCTCGAACGAGGTGGGCCAGGTGGTGTCGAGACTCACGAAGTCGGAGGACGTCACGCCAAACTCCATGGCGATGAATGCGGCCGGGACAGAGAAGCCGGGGCGATCGTGAATGAAGGCGCGCCGGGGCGATGGGATGTCGGGCCAGTCGTGCCACTGCGCGTACGTCCGAACGCCGCTCATGCAGTCGTCGTCGCCGCCGTCAAACAGCAGGATGCCATCGACCGCCTCCGTCTTGGAGATGACCATGGCGTGACCCGCGCCCTGCGAGTGGCCGGAGACGACGATGGCGTCCCAGTCGATGTCCGTGAACTCGATCTGCTGGTTATGGTTGTCGCGGCTGAGGAAGTCGTCCCACCCCGCAAGTGGGTCCCGGGCATGGAGTTCCTTGAGCAGAAGGTAGAGGCGATATGTAATTGAGTCCCCCGCCTGCACCGACACGGCTGACGACAAGTTCGTGCCAGAGACGACATCGCGCCGTGCCGGCCCGTAGCAGCCGCAGCTGTTCGCGCATGTTTTTTCAAGGTTCGCCGTGTTGTCATACGACAGCCCAATGGTCTTGTAGCCAGCGTAGGCCGCCATCGAAAGGAGGTCGTCGTACTTGTTCGGCTCCGACTTCGTGCCGGGTAGGAACAGGTAGAGCTGGTTCGGGCGAGGCATCGGGTGATTCGATGCCGGCGTGTACACGTGGTGAGCGCCGCAGGGAGACGCGTTGGTGCCGCCTGGGCACGCAGTCGAGGCCCCTACGACATTGAGAGGCTCCGGCTCGATGACCTGCCTGCTCGACGGGAACGCGGCGAAGTCCGCTGGAGTCGCCGGTGGACACGCTCCGGCCAGGCTCGGCACGAGGAGCAGAGACACCGCGCAGGCAGCAACAGCACAGACGGCAGCTCGGTGCTCGGGGGGATGGGGGGCATGGGGACGCATCGACTTCTTCCTCAAGGAGGTATGGGCATGCGGGACCTTCCCGGCTGCATCCTCCAGAAGGAGAGGGCACCCAGCTGGAAGCTTGTGACAAAGCCCCGCTAGCGCCCCCTCCCCGAGCTCGCGGGCCAGGGCGTGACGCAGGTGGACTCTCAATCCCCGAGAAACAGTATCAGTAGTACAGGTGTGAACTGGTAAACTTTTGCAGTCCTGTCATGTTACTCTGAGTGTTTCTGTCTTCGCTCATGGTGAGCGGCGGCATCGAGGTGCCGCGGGTTGCAGAAGGGGCAGGTATGAACAGGCTGTTTGTGATTGCTGTCACGCTGGGTGGAGCGCTGGTGACAGGGTGCAGTGGCCTGACGGAGGAGCCACCTGCTTCCGAGGCCGCGGCGCCCGTTGCCTCCGTCCGCCAGAAGGTCCTCTCCCCGGGGCTCGTGGATGCGCTCGAGTGCTTGCAGGGGTACGTCGAGGCAGGGACGTGCGACTGGGAGCACTGGAGCGAGATGCATGAGCTGTGCGCGACCTATGACCACCCGGAGCTCGAGGACGGGTTCTTCCTCGAAGAGGTGCAGGCAGGACGCTGCACGGCCACCCACTGGCCCACGCTGCGTGCGCAGGTCGTTGCCGCAGCCGCCCCTGTCCTCGTGCGGACCCACTGCGACTCCTCCTCCCAGGTGATGCAGGGGACGGAGCTCGACGGCTGCTTCACCCTGCAGGGGACGGGCGCCTCCTACGTCAGCGTGACGTACGACACGGCCGCGACGCTCTATTCCGGCGCGGGCTGCACCGGCGAGGCGCTCGCCGTCCAGGCCGACACCAGCCTGTGCGGGACCTCGTACCCCAGCGGCGCGGGGGCGAACGACAACGTGAGGTCCTACCGGCTCCACCCGGCCCAGGAGAGACCGTCATCGGCGCGCTACACCTGCGCTCCCGACGAGCCGACGTGCGTCACGAACTTCAACAGCAAGGTGGACAGGGTCAACTCGACGCACACCGTCAAGATTGTCCGCGTCGCCCAGGCGGGACGCACCACCGCCTCGATTGCCGATATCAGGAACGACATCTACAAGCTGTATGACTTCTTCGGCACGGCGTCGCGCGGCCAGGTGAGCCTGAATCTCCTCGAGGGGAGTCACCGGACGGTGACTGTGCCGAGCACCGCCAACTGCGGGCAGGCGGAGGCCCAGGCCACGAGGGTCAGCAGCAACTCGGACGCGTTCCTGACCGTCATCAGGCTGCCGGCCGGGTTGTGCAAGCCCAGTTCACCGGCGCACGCAGGCTCGCACCGCATCTACATGAGGAACGGCCTGCAGAACATCTACGCCCACGAGGTGGGACACGTCCTCGGCCTCAACCACGGCGAACGGATCCTCGAGGATGGCAGCACCCTGGGTAACAGCGACACGACCACGCTCATGGCCAGGATGCCGGCGACCAACTACAACCTGCCGCAGCTCCACTGGCTGGGTTGGACGAAGAAGGAGGACCTCGTCCAGGTCAACTCGGCCATCGAAGACGGGAGCGCGTTCGACATCACCCTGCGGCCGGTGGACCTGAATGTCGACGACGGCAGCGGCCTTCCGCTGGGCGCCGTCTACGAAATCCCCGGCAAGGCCTTGCGGCTGTTCATCTCCATGCCGAGGTCACGCACCACCGACATCAACCCGGTGGAAGGCGGCTCGGTGTTCGTCCATCGTGCGCGCATCTGCGAGGGCTGCACGGGCATGGTTATGGGCACGATGCGAATCGAGCAGTTCAGCGCCACGTCCACCGCGGCTCGCACCGTCAGGGACCTCGTCATCACGCCGCTG is part of the Pyxidicoccus xibeiensis genome and harbors:
- a CDS encoding BPSS1187 family protein — its product is MPRPNQLYLFLPGTKSEPNKYDDLLSMAAYAGYKTIGLSYDNTANLEKTCANSCGCYGPARRDVVSGTNLSSAVSVQAGDSITYRLYLLLKELHARDPLAGWDDFLSRDNHNQQIEFTDIDWDAIVVSGHSQGAGHAMVISKTEAVDGILLFDGGDDDCMSGVRTYAQWHDWPDIPSPRRAFIHDRPGFSVPAAFIAMEFGVTSSDFVSLDTTWPTSFEVATTSKAARPGCTAHGSMAYDGCMPDALGNEPATPADAYLFPFYVDWMCEVGS